The following proteins are encoded in a genomic region of Arthrobacter jiangjiafuii:
- a CDS encoding ROK family transcriptional regulator produces MDATTSTPQLLRRTNLRAVLEVLRAVPSATGTDLITATGLTRATVIALCDDLIARGWAIERESPRVGGQKGRPARRFEFNSAAGYVLGLDVGIATVRVLVADLSGAVVGGSEAPFPRHGGEPDQRRRVLTAAVDAALADAGTTASAVLCVGMGVAAQVSGDGAITPGQEVAPMFDLGLQKEFGDGHGWPLLVENDAKLAALAERWRGVGAGEKNLAVILAGERLGSGIIESGRLLHGASGGAGAMDALALIAGVGNEDGIAKLARLWGSAALKDGHDGGIRALVGPDTDRASARLVFEAAAAGDPVAGEILDRIARRMARVLALVSSFFDPRLIVIGGAVAASATALLPVMTAELANYVSEPPRIAVSDMGKMLVPTGAVRLALDYVEDHMLELVPELRRPV; encoded by the coding sequence ATGGACGCCACCACCAGCACCCCGCAGCTCCTGCGCCGCACCAATCTGCGAGCCGTGCTCGAGGTGCTCCGCGCCGTTCCCTCCGCTACCGGAACCGACCTCATTACTGCCACCGGCCTGACCCGCGCCACCGTAATCGCGCTGTGCGATGACCTAATCGCCCGCGGCTGGGCGATCGAGCGGGAATCTCCCCGGGTCGGCGGGCAGAAGGGCCGTCCCGCCCGCCGCTTTGAGTTCAACTCAGCCGCCGGATATGTCCTGGGGCTCGACGTCGGGATCGCCACCGTCCGCGTGCTGGTCGCGGACCTCTCCGGCGCCGTCGTCGGCGGGTCCGAGGCGCCCTTCCCGCGTCACGGCGGTGAACCGGATCAGCGGCGCCGCGTGCTCACCGCAGCCGTGGACGCGGCCTTGGCCGACGCCGGCACCACCGCGTCCGCCGTGCTGTGCGTGGGGATGGGCGTTGCCGCCCAGGTCTCCGGGGATGGCGCCATAACCCCCGGACAGGAGGTGGCGCCGATGTTTGACCTGGGCCTGCAGAAGGAATTCGGCGACGGACACGGCTGGCCGCTGCTGGTGGAAAACGACGCCAAGCTCGCCGCCCTGGCCGAGCGGTGGCGCGGCGTGGGCGCCGGCGAGAAGAACCTGGCGGTGATCCTGGCCGGCGAGCGCCTGGGCAGCGGCATCATTGAATCCGGCCGCCTGCTGCACGGCGCGTCCGGCGGCGCCGGCGCCATGGACGCCCTGGCACTGATTGCCGGAGTGGGCAACGAGGACGGCATTGCCAAGCTGGCCCGGTTGTGGGGCAGCGCGGCGTTGAAGGACGGGCACGACGGCGGCATCCGGGCCTTGGTGGGCCCGGACACCGACCGCGCCTCGGCCCGGCTGGTGTTTGAGGCCGCAGCGGCGGGCGACCCGGTGGCCGGGGAAATCCTGGACCGGATTGCCCGGCGGATGGCCCGTGTGCTGGCCCTGGTCTCGTCGTTCTTCGATCCGCGGCTGATCGTGATCGGCGGCGCCGTCGCAGCCTCCGCCACCGCGCTCCTGCCGGTGATGACCGCGGAACTGGCGAACTACGTGAGCGAGCCGCCGCGGATCGCCGTGTCGGATATGGGCAAGATGCTGGTGCCCACCGGCGCCGTGCGGCTGGCCCTGGACTATGTGGAGGACCATATGCTGGAACTGGTTCCGGAGCTGCGCCGGCCTGTTTAG
- the gap gene encoding type I glyceraldehyde-3-phosphate dehydrogenase, producing MTVRVGINGFGRIGRNFLRAALEHGEGFEVVAVNDLGDPAQLAHLLKYDSVAGRLGEKVSVEEGNLVVGGRNIRVLAERDPANLPWAEMDVDIVIESTGFFTKAEDARKHITAGAKKVLISAPAKGDAFTVVMGVNDGDYDAEKHDVISNASCTTNCLGPLAKVLNDAFGIEKGLMTTVHAYTADQNLQDGPHSDLRRARAAAVNMVPTSTGAAKAIGLVLPELKGKLDGFAIRVPVPTGSVTDLTVTLEKEATIEEINAAYAKAAQDPRWAGILTYTEDPIVSSDIVGDPSSCIFDSGLTRVMGNQVKIVGWYDNEWGYSNRLVDLTGLVASKL from the coding sequence ATGACGGTACGCGTCGGTATTAACGGTTTTGGTCGCATTGGCCGCAACTTCCTGCGAGCAGCACTGGAGCACGGCGAAGGCTTCGAGGTTGTCGCAGTCAACGACCTCGGCGACCCCGCCCAGCTCGCCCACCTGCTCAAGTACGACTCCGTTGCCGGCCGCCTGGGCGAGAAGGTCTCCGTCGAAGAAGGCAACCTGGTAGTCGGCGGACGCAACATCCGCGTCCTCGCCGAGCGCGATCCGGCCAACCTGCCCTGGGCCGAAATGGACGTTGACATTGTCATCGAGTCCACCGGTTTCTTCACCAAGGCCGAGGATGCCCGCAAGCACATCACCGCCGGCGCCAAGAAGGTCCTGATCTCCGCACCGGCCAAGGGTGACGCGTTCACCGTGGTCATGGGCGTGAACGACGGCGATTACGACGCCGAGAAGCACGACGTCATCTCCAACGCTTCCTGCACCACCAACTGCCTGGGTCCGCTGGCCAAGGTCCTCAACGATGCCTTCGGCATTGAAAAGGGCCTCATGACCACGGTGCACGCCTACACGGCGGACCAGAATCTGCAGGACGGCCCGCACAGCGACCTGCGCCGTGCCCGCGCCGCCGCGGTGAACATGGTTCCCACCTCCACCGGTGCCGCCAAGGCCATCGGCCTGGTCCTGCCGGAGCTGAAGGGCAAGCTGGACGGCTTCGCCATCCGCGTCCCGGTCCCCACCGGTTCCGTGACCGACCTGACGGTGACCCTGGAAAAGGAAGCCACCATCGAGGAGATCAACGCCGCCTACGCCAAGGCTGCACAGGACCCGCGCTGGGCCGGCATCCTCACCTACACCGAGGATCCGATCGTGTCCTCGGACATCGTGGGTGACCCGTCCTCCTGCATCTTCGACTCCGGGCTGACCCGCGTCATGGGCAACCAGGTCAAGATCGTCGGCTGGTACGACAACGAGTGGGGCTACTCCAACCGCCTGGTGGACCTCACCGGCCTGGTTGCCTCCAAGCTGTAA
- a CDS encoding YciI family protein, whose amino-acid sequence MDEFVILLPDDEAAWERLGPAGQEAVYEQHREFARRLEEGGHVLAGGAELDPPRTAKTVRRVAGRTIVSDGPPTDAAEQLSGFYLVQTADPEGLVQACSLLAAGSPVEIRRVARHDTD is encoded by the coding sequence ATGGATGAGTTTGTGATCCTGCTGCCCGACGACGAGGCGGCTTGGGAGCGCCTTGGCCCGGCCGGGCAGGAAGCGGTGTACGAGCAGCACCGTGAATTCGCCCGGCGTCTCGAGGAAGGCGGACATGTCCTGGCCGGGGGCGCCGAACTGGATCCGCCCCGGACAGCCAAGACCGTCCGGCGGGTGGCCGGCCGGACCATCGTCAGCGACGGCCCGCCGACCGACGCCGCCGAGCAGCTCAGCGGTTTCTACCTGGTTCAGACAGCGGATCCCGAGGGACTGGTGCAGGCATGCTCGCTGCTCGCCGCCGGCTCGCCTGTCGAGATCCGCCGTGTTGCCCGGCACGATACCGACTGA
- a CDS encoding hexameric tyrosine-coordinated heme protein: MDLVPGNSLICGTPEEGRRLAISLALQTSFAIQPDEHVQTIVRDAYANSPDGLIAASQVVATEFATVAAANNYWR; encoded by the coding sequence ATGGACCTGGTTCCAGGCAACTCGCTCATCTGCGGTACCCCGGAGGAGGGCCGGCGGCTGGCGATCAGCCTCGCGTTGCAGACGTCGTTCGCCATCCAGCCCGACGAGCATGTCCAAACGATTGTCCGCGACGCCTATGCCAACAGCCCGGACGGCCTGATCGCTGCCTCACAGGTGGTGGCCACGGAGTTCGCCACGGTTGCCGCTGCCAACAACTACTGGCGTTAG
- a CDS encoding patatin-like phospholipase family protein, whose protein sequence is MLRILSIDGGGVRGIIPIIWLMHLERRTGRRTAELFDLIVGTSVGGMIALALTCPRDGGVPYGARDLRHLNFESAKAIFPRRQAMPNLAAIPPGGAMYSAHPLQQFLTEVLGDAKLSEAVLPVAVTTCDMAHTQALHFAGGGLDQSQLGDAPMALAARATGSLPRFFPAVTYTDPGGQVRELVDGGLAADDPALVAYTLGLSMPRYDEGALLVSLGTGTSGASIGLLLNAEQTKDTADLQALEQDFAMVFGGPGQLMRENLRQMLDSNYVRIQARLLPGTNHASNDAGAKNILGLVASAEKMVLDTSAEMNRLAGLLQEK, encoded by the coding sequence ATGTTGCGCATACTTTCCATCGACGGCGGCGGTGTCCGCGGCATCATTCCGATCATCTGGCTGATGCACCTGGAACGGCGGACAGGCCGCAGGACCGCCGAGCTCTTTGACCTGATTGTCGGTACGTCCGTCGGAGGAATGATTGCTCTGGCGCTGACCTGTCCCCGCGACGGCGGCGTGCCCTACGGCGCCCGGGACCTGCGGCACCTGAACTTTGAGAGCGCAAAGGCGATCTTCCCGCGCCGGCAGGCCATGCCCAACCTGGCGGCCATTCCGCCCGGCGGCGCAATGTACTCGGCGCACCCCCTGCAGCAGTTCCTGACCGAGGTCCTTGGTGACGCCAAGCTCTCGGAAGCCGTCCTGCCTGTGGCGGTGACGACCTGCGACATGGCCCATACCCAGGCCCTGCACTTCGCCGGCGGGGGTCTGGACCAGTCCCAGCTCGGCGATGCGCCCATGGCGCTCGCCGCCCGCGCCACGGGCTCGCTGCCGCGGTTCTTCCCCGCAGTGACCTACACCGATCCGGGCGGGCAGGTCCGCGAGCTGGTGGACGGCGGGCTGGCCGCCGACGATCCGGCCCTGGTGGCTTACACCTTGGGGCTTTCGATGCCGCGGTACGACGAGGGCGCGCTGCTGGTCTCGCTGGGAACCGGTACTTCCGGGGCGTCCATCGGCCTGCTGCTGAACGCTGAGCAGACCAAGGACACGGCCGATTTGCAGGCGCTGGAGCAGGACTTTGCCATGGTCTTCGGCGGGCCCGGCCAGCTCATGCGGGAAAACCTGCGGCAGATGCTGGACTCCAATTATGTGCGGATCCAGGCACGGCTGCTGCCCGGGACCAACCATGCCTCCAACGACGCCGGAGCCAAGAACATCCTGGGGCTCGTCGCCAGCGCAGAAAAGATGGTTCTGGACACGTCCGCGGAGATGAACCGGCTGGCGGGGCTGCTGCAGGAAAAGTAG
- a CDS encoding transcriptional regulator — MPEAQFNDLIHAPTRLRICGLLRAVNQMDFAVLRDGLGLSDATLSKHLKTLADAGYIRLDKAASADRQDARRLTWVGLTRKGREAFDGHVGALRAIAGAVD, encoded by the coding sequence ATGCCTGAGGCACAGTTCAACGACCTCATCCATGCTCCCACCAGGCTGCGGATCTGCGGCCTGCTGCGGGCCGTTAACCAGATGGATTTTGCCGTCCTCCGCGATGGGCTGGGATTATCGGATGCCACGCTATCGAAACATCTGAAGACGCTGGCCGATGCCGGCTACATCCGGCTGGACAAGGCCGCCTCGGCTGACCGGCAAGACGCCCGGCGGCTGACCTGGGTGGGGCTCACCCGAAAGGGCAGGGAAGCCTTCGACGGGCACGTCGGCGCACTGCGGGCGATAGCCGGCGCTGTCGACTGA
- a CDS encoding NAD(P)/FAD-dependent oxidoreductase produces the protein MKTNVVIVGGGYAGVMAANRLAATGRSGLDVVLVNPGERFVERIRLHEYAAGTRNDPTVSFASVLNPDVRQVRDAAERIDAGTRTVQLAGGRRLEYDYLVYAVGSGRGKVPEGSYAVEQFEGADEARRALAGLPPGGRVAVVGGGLTAIETASETARRYPGLSVGLHAAGLPAPQVGAGARRGLERSLRRMGVELHAGTRVPASGDPRTHLGADVVLWCAGFGVPELAAASGLPVDAAGRLLVDPTLQVPGQERIYGAGDAAVIAGADYAYLRMSCAAAMPMGADAATNILRSLDALPAVRHDSGFGGQCVSLGRTDGMVQFVTADDTPVRLHVHGRTAAVLKEIICRMTLRWIRNEAKRSGAYTWPKGPRRTTATAQQQAPAWN, from the coding sequence ATGAAGACGAATGTGGTCATTGTGGGCGGGGGATACGCCGGAGTGATGGCAGCCAACCGGCTGGCAGCGACGGGGCGGAGCGGGCTCGACGTCGTCCTCGTCAATCCAGGGGAACGGTTCGTGGAACGGATCCGGCTGCATGAGTATGCCGCCGGAACCCGGAACGATCCCACGGTCTCCTTCGCCTCCGTCCTGAATCCAGACGTGCGGCAGGTGCGGGACGCAGCGGAACGGATCGACGCCGGGACCCGGACCGTGCAGCTGGCCGGCGGCCGACGGCTGGAATACGACTACCTGGTGTATGCCGTCGGCTCCGGGCGCGGGAAGGTTCCGGAAGGCAGCTACGCCGTCGAACAGTTCGAAGGCGCTGACGAAGCCCGCCGGGCGCTGGCGGGGCTGCCTCCCGGGGGACGCGTTGCCGTGGTGGGCGGCGGACTGACCGCGATCGAAACGGCGTCCGAAACGGCCCGCCGCTACCCGGGCCTGAGCGTGGGCCTGCATGCCGCGGGCCTCCCGGCGCCGCAGGTGGGCGCGGGCGCCCGGCGGGGCCTGGAACGGAGCCTGCGCCGCATGGGCGTAGAGCTGCACGCCGGAACCCGGGTGCCGGCGTCGGGCGACCCGCGCACTCACCTTGGCGCCGACGTCGTGCTCTGGTGCGCCGGCTTCGGGGTGCCGGAACTGGCAGCTGCCAGCGGCCTGCCGGTCGACGCCGCGGGCCGGCTGCTGGTGGACCCGACCCTGCAGGTCCCCGGACAGGAGCGGATCTACGGCGCCGGAGATGCGGCCGTGATCGCGGGAGCCGACTACGCCTACCTGCGGATGAGCTGCGCAGCGGCGATGCCCATGGGTGCCGATGCGGCGACGAACATTCTCCGGTCGCTGGATGCGCTTCCCGCAGTCCGGCACGACAGCGGATTCGGCGGCCAGTGCGTTAGTCTGGGCCGCACCGATGGAATGGTCCAGTTTGTCACCGCGGATGACACCCCGGTCCGCCTGCACGTGCATGGCCGGACCGCGGCGGTCCTGAAGGAAATCATCTGCCGGATGACGCTGCGCTGGATCCGCAACGAAGCCAAACGGAGCGGAGCGTATACATGGCCCAAGGGCCCGCGCAGGACGACGGCGACGGCGCAGCAGCAGGCGCCGGCGTGGAACTGA
- the sigJ gene encoding RNA polymerase sigma factor SigJ produces the protein MAQGPAQDDGDGAAAGAGVELSRDADFLAHRGMVFSIAYDLTGIVADAEDITQETYLRWRAVREPVANPRAYLARIATRQALNSVRSTARRREEYPGEWLPEPLPTGTGPTPGITVDPETAALTAAEVSTAMLVVLQALSGPERAAFILHEVFGFGYPEVAEALDAGQPAVRQLVHRARERVQAGAPGSVPDAAEHRAVVGRFLEATLTGRIQALLDVLAPDVVLLSDGGGKALAALRPVHGPEKVARLMLGLASKYSAGAVPEFLELNGLPGVAFREDGAITTVFQVSLAGGRVSGVYSMRNPDKLVHLQGPPVG, from the coding sequence ATGGCCCAAGGGCCCGCGCAGGACGACGGCGACGGCGCAGCAGCAGGCGCCGGCGTGGAACTGAGCCGCGACGCCGATTTCCTGGCGCACCGCGGCATGGTGTTCTCCATCGCCTACGACCTCACCGGGATCGTGGCCGACGCCGAGGACATAACGCAGGAAACCTATCTGCGCTGGCGGGCGGTGCGGGAGCCGGTGGCCAACCCGCGCGCCTATCTGGCGCGGATCGCCACCCGGCAGGCGCTGAACTCCGTCCGCTCCACCGCCCGGAGACGGGAAGAGTATCCGGGGGAGTGGCTGCCCGAGCCGCTCCCCACCGGAACCGGCCCCACGCCCGGCATCACGGTCGATCCGGAAACCGCCGCCCTGACCGCCGCCGAGGTCTCCACCGCCATGCTGGTGGTGCTGCAGGCATTGAGCGGCCCGGAACGGGCGGCCTTCATCCTGCACGAGGTGTTCGGCTTCGGCTATCCGGAAGTCGCTGAAGCGCTGGACGCCGGGCAGCCGGCCGTGCGGCAGCTGGTGCACCGGGCCCGGGAGCGGGTTCAGGCGGGAGCGCCCGGGAGTGTGCCCGACGCCGCCGAGCACCGCGCCGTCGTCGGACGCTTCCTGGAAGCCACGCTGACCGGCCGGATCCAGGCCCTGCTGGATGTGCTGGCCCCGGATGTGGTGCTGCTCTCCGATGGCGGCGGCAAGGCCCTTGCGGCCCTGCGGCCGGTCCACGGGCCCGAGAAGGTGGCCCGGCTGATGCTGGGGCTGGCATCCAAGTACTCCGCCGGAGCGGTGCCGGAATTCCTGGAACTCAACGGGCTGCCGGGGGTGGCCTTCCGGGAGGACGGAGCCATCACCACGGTCTTCCAGGTCAGCCTGGCCGGGGGCCGGGTGAGCGGGGTGTACTCGATGCGGAACCCGGACAAGCTCGTTCACCTGCAGGGGCCGCCTGTAGGCTGA
- a CDS encoding PLP-dependent cysteine synthase family protein produces MNISQAQDRRWSEDAIRRIEAESTRSADTHLFQIPVPAGWSVKVYLKDESTHRTGSLKHRLARSLFLFGLVNGWINRGMTIVEASSGSTAVSEAYFAQLLDLPFVAVMPRTTSAEKIALIEQYNGTCHFVDDPSQVYAAAEKIARDTGGHYMDQFTYAERATDWRGNNNIAESIYGQLALEENPVPEWIVVGAGTGGTSATLGRYIRYHRHATRLAVVDPENSAFYPAWRTPGVPAAGGPSRIEGIGRPRLEPSFVPAVIDHMIQVPDAASVAAARHLRAISGLHAGPSTGTNLWGVWQLAAQMEAEGRAGSIVSLMCDSGDRYAASYGDDDWLAARGLDPEPASAALAELFATGRWPV; encoded by the coding sequence GTGAATATTTCCCAGGCGCAGGACCGCCGCTGGTCAGAGGACGCCATCCGCCGGATCGAAGCGGAAAGCACCCGCTCGGCCGACACCCATTTGTTCCAGATCCCGGTTCCCGCCGGCTGGTCGGTGAAGGTGTACCTCAAGGACGAGTCCACCCACCGCACCGGCAGCCTCAAGCACCGCCTCGCCCGGTCGCTGTTCCTCTTTGGCCTGGTGAACGGCTGGATCAACCGCGGCATGACCATCGTGGAGGCCTCCTCCGGCTCCACCGCGGTGTCCGAAGCCTATTTCGCCCAGCTGCTGGACCTGCCCTTCGTTGCGGTCATGCCGCGCACAACCAGTGCGGAGAAGATCGCGCTGATCGAGCAGTACAACGGCACCTGCCACTTCGTGGACGACCCGTCGCAGGTCTATGCCGCCGCCGAGAAGATCGCCCGGGACACCGGCGGCCACTACATGGACCAGTTCACCTACGCGGAGCGGGCCACCGACTGGCGCGGCAACAACAACATTGCCGAATCCATCTACGGGCAGCTGGCGCTGGAGGAGAACCCCGTGCCGGAGTGGATTGTGGTGGGAGCCGGCACCGGCGGCACCTCCGCCACGCTTGGCCGGTACATCCGCTACCACCGGCATGCCACCCGGCTGGCCGTGGTGGACCCGGAGAACTCGGCGTTCTACCCGGCCTGGCGCACCCCCGGCGTTCCCGCTGCGGGCGGTCCGTCCCGGATCGAGGGGATTGGCCGGCCGCGGCTGGAGCCCAGCTTCGTGCCGGCCGTTATCGACCACATGATCCAGGTGCCCGACGCCGCGTCGGTCGCCGCAGCGCGGCACCTGCGCGCCATTTCCGGACTGCACGCCGGTCCGTCCACGGGCACCAACCTCTGGGGCGTGTGGCAACTGGCAGCGCAGATGGAAGCCGAAGGCCGCGCCGGAAGCATCGTGTCGCTGATGTGCGATTCGGGGGACCGCTATGCGGCCTCCTACGGCGACGATGACTGGCTGGCCGCCCGCGGACTGGACCCGGAGCCGGCGTCGGCGGCGCTCGCTGAACTGTTTGCCACAGGCCGGTGGCCGGTCTAG
- a CDS encoding alpha-mannosidase, whose amino-acid sequence MHDNREHIEARINRFLRERLGGNLWKDRRAALIEVWEAPGEPVPFVQARAQEYRTFDTGQPWGAPWGTTWFRISGTVPGEWPGPESGPGQGDRPELLLDLGFSGDGPGFEAEALVYTPAGDIVKAVEPRNLHVPLGQGPGETFEFYVETASNPNLITGFTYAPTPMGDPATAGRAPLYVFRTADLALLDTTAWNLAQDFWTLNGLMHELPMDQPRRYEILRAMERAVTAVDPADVSGTAAAGREQLAGVLAQPAAASAHRIHAVGHAHIDSAWLWPVRETVRKVARTFANVLELMEQDPDFIFTASSAQQYAWLKQYYPELFARVVQRVREGRFVPTGGMWVEADTNMPGGEAMARQFVAGQRFFAENFGVEPEVVWLPDSFGYSAALPQIARAAGCRWFLTQKISWNDTNAMPHSTFSWEGIDGSRLFTHFPPVATYNAELSGQELARAQRQYAEKGFGNTSLVPFGWGDGGGGPTREMLAAAHRTASLEGSPKVKLSTPEQFFAAAQEELADPQVWSGELYLEFHRGTYTSQANTKQGNRRSEHLLREAELWAAAAALAGGTEYPYDALEQAWSTVLLQQFHDILPGTSIAWVHQEAERRYAEVAAGLQMLIENSARALLGPGGQVAALNAGPYPVAGIAAAGAGPVPAPTPWLWEREGGGWRITSGELSLRVDDAGLFRSLTEVPGGREVFLPDRPGNLFQLFRDTPNQWDAWDLDAHYRYSSKDLMQPDAMDLEPGSAGRVLRITRSFGNSSLLQRISLSPDGGAVEIEVDVDWHEQQKLLKLAFPLAVHADRAASEIQFGHIFRPTHANTSWDAARFETVAHRWIHVGEPGYGVAIANNSTYGHDTFREAVDGRICTTVRLSLLRGPLFPDPETDQGTHRFRFSLRPGAGIAEAVREGYRLNLPLRQVSGVSSTAVEPVLHVDNPAVVVEAVKLAEDRSGDVIVRLYEAHGGRARAVLRPAFGHDGVSATDLLERPVASDAVADGTGEPAGGVSLELRPFEILTLRFRRRPR is encoded by the coding sequence GTGCACGACAACCGTGAACACATCGAAGCGCGGATCAACCGTTTTCTCCGCGAACGGCTCGGCGGGAACCTCTGGAAGGACCGCCGGGCGGCGCTGATCGAGGTCTGGGAGGCGCCGGGGGAACCTGTTCCTTTTGTCCAGGCCAGGGCGCAGGAATACCGCACCTTCGACACCGGCCAGCCCTGGGGAGCCCCCTGGGGGACCACCTGGTTCCGCATTTCCGGGACGGTTCCGGGGGAGTGGCCGGGTCCGGAATCCGGCCCCGGGCAGGGCGACCGGCCTGAACTGCTGCTCGACCTCGGGTTCAGCGGGGATGGACCGGGGTTTGAAGCCGAGGCGCTGGTCTACACGCCGGCCGGAGACATCGTCAAAGCCGTGGAACCCCGGAACCTGCATGTTCCGCTCGGGCAGGGCCCCGGGGAGACCTTCGAGTTCTACGTGGAAACGGCCTCCAACCCGAACCTGATCACCGGCTTCACCTATGCGCCAACTCCGATGGGCGACCCGGCGACGGCGGGGCGGGCGCCGTTGTACGTGTTTCGGACCGCCGACCTGGCCCTGCTGGACACCACGGCCTGGAACCTGGCCCAGGACTTTTGGACCTTGAACGGGCTCATGCACGAACTGCCGATGGACCAGCCGCGCCGGTACGAAATCCTCCGCGCCATGGAACGGGCCGTCACCGCCGTCGACCCCGCCGATGTCTCCGGCACGGCGGCAGCCGGACGGGAACAGCTGGCCGGGGTGCTTGCCCAGCCCGCTGCCGCCAGCGCACACCGGATCCACGCCGTGGGGCATGCCCACATCGACAGCGCCTGGCTCTGGCCGGTCCGGGAAACGGTGCGCAAGGTCGCCCGGACCTTCGCGAACGTGCTGGAGCTGATGGAGCAGGACCCCGACTTCATCTTCACTGCGTCCTCGGCCCAGCAGTACGCCTGGCTGAAGCAGTACTACCCGGAGCTCTTCGCCCGGGTGGTGCAGCGGGTGCGCGAGGGGAGGTTTGTACCCACCGGGGGAATGTGGGTGGAGGCGGACACCAACATGCCCGGCGGGGAGGCGATGGCCCGGCAGTTCGTGGCCGGCCAGCGGTTCTTTGCCGAGAACTTCGGCGTGGAACCGGAAGTGGTGTGGCTGCCGGACTCGTTTGGCTACTCCGCGGCCCTGCCGCAGATCGCCCGGGCCGCAGGCTGCCGCTGGTTCCTGACCCAGAAAATCTCCTGGAACGACACCAACGCGATGCCCCATTCCACCTTTTCCTGGGAAGGAATTGACGGCAGCAGGCTGTTCACCCACTTTCCTCCGGTGGCCACCTACAACGCCGAGCTGTCCGGGCAGGAGCTGGCCCGCGCCCAGCGGCAGTACGCCGAAAAGGGCTTCGGCAACACCTCGCTGGTGCCGTTTGGCTGGGGCGACGGCGGCGGCGGGCCTACACGGGAAATGCTGGCGGCCGCCCACCGGACGGCGTCCCTGGAAGGCTCACCGAAGGTGAAGCTCTCCACCCCGGAACAGTTCTTCGCCGCCGCCCAGGAGGAGTTGGCCGACCCGCAGGTGTGGTCGGGCGAGTTGTACCTGGAGTTCCACCGCGGCACCTACACCAGCCAGGCCAACACGAAGCAGGGCAACCGCCGCAGCGAACATCTGTTGCGCGAGGCGGAACTGTGGGCCGCGGCGGCGGCCCTCGCCGGAGGCACCGAATACCCGTACGACGCCTTGGAACAGGCCTGGTCTACTGTGCTGCTCCAGCAGTTCCACGACATCCTGCCCGGCACCTCGATTGCCTGGGTGCACCAGGAAGCTGAGCGCCGCTACGCAGAGGTGGCCGCCGGGCTGCAGATGCTGATCGAGAACTCGGCGCGGGCGCTGCTGGGGCCGGGCGGCCAGGTGGCGGCGCTGAATGCCGGGCCGTATCCGGTGGCCGGGATCGCCGCGGCCGGCGCCGGGCCGGTTCCCGCACCAACGCCCTGGCTCTGGGAACGCGAGGGCGGCGGGTGGCGGATCACCAGTGGCGAGCTGTCGCTGAGGGTGGACGACGCCGGCCTGTTCCGCTCCCTCACGGAGGTTCCCGGCGGACGGGAGGTCTTCCTGCCCGACCGGCCGGGCAACCTGTTCCAGCTTTTCCGCGATACCCCCAACCAGTGGGACGCCTGGGACCTGGATGCGCACTACCGCTACAGCTCCAAGGACCTGATGCAGCCTGACGCCATGGACCTGGAACCGGGCAGCGCTGGCCGCGTCCTGCGGATCACCCGCTCCTTCGGAAACTCCTCCCTGCTGCAGCGGATTTCGCTCAGCCCCGACGGCGGGGCGGTGGAGATCGAGGTTGACGTGGACTGGCACGAGCAGCAGAAACTGCTCAAACTGGCCTTTCCGCTGGCCGTGCACGCTGACCGTGCCGCTTCTGAAATCCAGTTCGGCCACATCTTCCGTCCCACCCACGCCAACACGTCCTGGGATGCCGCCCGCTTTGAGACAGTGGCCCACCGGTGGATCCACGTCGGTGAACCAGGCTATGGAGTGGCCATAGCCAACAACTCCACCTACGGACACGACACCTTTCGGGAAGCGGTCGACGGGCGAATCTGCACCACGGTCCGTCTGTCACTGCTGCGCGGACCGCTGTTTCCGGATCCGGAAACCGACCAGGGCACGCACAGGTTCCGGTTCTCGCTCCGGCCGGGGGCGGGAATCGCCGAGGCGGTGAGGGAGGGATACCGGTTGAACCTTCCGCTGCGGCAGGTCTCCGGCGTCTCATCAACTGCGGTGGAACCTGTCCTGCACGTGGACAACCCGGCCGTGGTGGTGGAAGCGGTCAAGCTCGCCGAAGACCGCAGCGGCGACGTGATCGTGCGGCTGTACGAGGCCCACGGCGGGCGGGCGAGGGCAGTGCTGCGGCCGGCGTTCGGGCACGACGGCGTGAGCGCCACCGACCTGCTGGAACGGCCGGTGGCCTCCGACGCCGTGGCTGACGGCACGGGAGAACCTGCGGGCGGGGTGTCGCTGGAGCTGCGGCCATTCGAAATCCTGACCCTGCGGTTCCGGCGGAGGCCTCGGTGA